The Coriobacteriia bacterium genome window below encodes:
- the hcp gene encoding hydroxylamine reductase — translation MFCNQCEQTAHGTGCDKVGVCGKSPEVAAVQDLLVNVVRGLAVVAVDAEARGVDVSAEGAFANDALFTTLTNVDFDPETIAVKIDQGVALREALKARVRAAGGIGEYAEPLTNLAVADTLAGKVAQGAEFGSPWDTQRDVDVQSLQEITLYGLKGIGAYEHHARQLGVTDNAIYTYVFKALASTFNKDLGVNEWVALALECGASNLRTMEILDEANTGTYGHPEPTQVPLGQRKGKAILISGHDLADLKALLEQTAGTGIDVYTHGEMLPGHAYPELKKYDNLAGHFGTAWQNQRKEFTEFPGAVLMTTNCLMIPHDEYKARIFTSGPVQFPGVPHVERSDFSAVIEKAQSEAGFEWDTNAGEVTVGFGRNTVMSVAPTVVEAVKSGAIRHFFLVGGCDGAKPGRNYYSEFVEETPADTIVLTLACGKFRFFDKDLGTIGGLPRLMDVGQCNDAYSAIKIAVALAEAFDCGVNDLPLSMILSWYEQKAVAILLSLLHLGITGIRLGPSLPAFISPNVLNVLVENFDIKPIAASPREDLEAILGK, via the coding sequence ATGTTCTGCAACCAGTGCGAGCAGACCGCCCACGGGACGGGCTGCGATAAGGTCGGCGTCTGCGGTAAGTCCCCCGAGGTCGCCGCGGTGCAAGATCTCCTCGTCAACGTCGTGCGCGGCCTTGCTGTCGTTGCCGTGGACGCCGAGGCACGCGGCGTGGACGTCTCGGCGGAAGGCGCGTTTGCCAACGACGCGCTATTCACCACTCTGACTAATGTCGACTTCGATCCCGAGACCATCGCGGTCAAGATCGATCAGGGTGTGGCGCTTCGTGAGGCCCTCAAGGCTCGCGTCCGTGCCGCTGGCGGCATCGGCGAGTACGCCGAGCCACTCACCAACCTCGCTGTCGCCGACACCCTTGCTGGCAAGGTGGCCCAAGGCGCCGAGTTCGGCTCGCCATGGGATACCCAGCGCGACGTCGACGTGCAGTCGCTCCAGGAGATCACCCTGTACGGCCTGAAGGGCATTGGCGCTTACGAGCACCACGCGCGGCAGCTCGGCGTGACCGACAACGCCATCTACACGTACGTCTTCAAGGCGCTGGCTTCGACCTTCAACAAGGACCTCGGCGTCAATGAGTGGGTTGCACTGGCGCTCGAGTGCGGCGCGAGCAACCTGCGCACAATGGAGATTCTCGACGAGGCCAACACGGGCACCTACGGTCACCCCGAGCCGACTCAGGTTCCGCTTGGTCAGCGCAAGGGCAAGGCGATCCTGATCTCCGGGCACGACCTTGCAGACCTCAAGGCGCTGCTCGAGCAGACCGCCGGCACGGGCATCGACGTCTACACCCACGGCGAGATGCTGCCGGGCCACGCCTACCCCGAGCTCAAGAAGTACGACAACCTCGCGGGCCACTTCGGCACCGCCTGGCAGAACCAGCGCAAGGAGTTCACCGAGTTCCCGGGCGCCGTCCTCATGACCACCAACTGCCTGATGATCCCGCACGATGAGTACAAGGCACGCATCTTCACGAGCGGCCCCGTGCAGTTCCCCGGCGTACCGCACGTCGAGCGATCGGACTTCTCGGCGGTCATCGAGAAGGCGCAGAGCGAGGCTGGGTTCGAGTGGGATACCAATGCAGGCGAGGTCACGGTCGGCTTCGGCCGCAACACCGTGATGTCGGTGGCTCCGACCGTTGTCGAGGCCGTCAAGAGCGGTGCGATCCGCCACTTCTTCTTGGTCGGCGGCTGCGACGGCGCCAAGCCGGGCCGCAACTACTACTCCGAGTTCGTCGAGGAGACGCCCGCCGACACAATCGTGCTGACGCTGGCATGCGGCAAGTTCCGCTTCTTCGACAAGGACCTCGGCACCATCGGCGGCCTGCCGCGCCTCATGGATGTCGGGCAGTGCAACGACGCCTACTCGGCGATCAAGATCGCTGTCGCGCTTGCCGAGGCGTTCGACTGCGGCGTCAACGATCTGCCGCTGTCGATGATTCTGTCCTGGTACGAGCAGAAGGCGGTGGCCATCCTCCTGTCGCTGCTGCACCTCGGCATCACCGGCATTCGCCTCGGGCCCAGCCTGCCTGCGTTCATCTCACCCAACGTGCTCAACGTGCTCGTCGAGAACTTCGACATCAAGCCGATTGCTGCCTCGCCGCGCGAGGACCTCGAAGCCATCCTCGGCAAGTAA
- a CDS encoding serpin family protein, whose amino-acid sequence MRRWALALMVLAALVALAAVAWAGVGFFARRGVDGATEVLASPPTAGHASAAPNADLASAINDFGFDLLRATEASPTSGGSVVISPLSLHVMLSMLQTGARGTSAAQMRRVLHTSDLDPSTAQQSYADLLVRLGQSEKGKLAIANSLWTGQKVPIEQSFIDTDRKYFGAEARSVDLGSRSAMDEINTWVAKNTGGKIPTILDSPLPPYTASVLLNATYFLDMWETPFDKAGTQDADFHLAGGSTIKAKLMQVHDSFEHTKTADYEAIRLPYKDSDVSMIVVLPSKTSSLAGLVGSLDASSFAGLGRSMETGDGTLRLPRVETTWGAELAGTLKRLGMPDVFSADSADLSGMTAVKPAWLDRVVHRTYLRVDEQGTEAAAVSLGVAGATAIAPRNPFSMTVDRPYLMAIVDNTSGATLFLAAVSDPTR is encoded by the coding sequence ATGAGACGCTGGGCACTCGCACTGATGGTGTTGGCAGCACTGGTTGCGCTCGCAGCAGTGGCATGGGCGGGCGTCGGCTTCTTCGCGCGGCGTGGCGTCGACGGCGCGACCGAGGTCCTGGCGAGCCCGCCCACCGCGGGTCACGCGAGCGCGGCGCCTAACGCTGACCTCGCGAGCGCGATCAACGACTTCGGCTTCGACCTCCTGCGAGCAACCGAGGCGTCACCCACGTCCGGCGGCAGTGTGGTTATCTCCCCGTTGTCTTTGCACGTGATGCTCTCGATGCTTCAGACCGGCGCGCGCGGCACGTCGGCAGCGCAGATGCGCCGCGTCCTTCACACGTCCGACCTCGATCCGTCCACCGCCCAGCAGTCCTACGCCGACCTGCTCGTGCGGCTCGGCCAGAGCGAGAAGGGCAAGCTCGCAATCGCCAACTCGCTGTGGACCGGCCAAAAGGTACCCATAGAGCAGTCGTTCATCGACACGGATCGCAAGTACTTCGGCGCCGAGGCACGCTCGGTCGACCTCGGCTCCCGCTCGGCGATGGATGAGATCAACACATGGGTGGCCAAGAACACGGGCGGCAAGATTCCGACGATCCTCGACTCGCCGCTCCCGCCCTACACCGCGTCGGTGCTGCTCAACGCGACGTACTTCCTCGACATGTGGGAGACGCCGTTCGACAAGGCCGGGACCCAAGACGCGGACTTCCACCTGGCCGGAGGCTCGACCATCAAGGCGAAGCTGATGCAGGTCCACGACTCGTTCGAGCACACAAAGACCGCCGACTACGAGGCCATTCGCCTTCCGTACAAGGACAGTGACGTCTCGATGATCGTCGTCTTGCCCAGTAAGACGAGCTCGCTTGCAGGCCTCGTGGGTTCCCTCGATGCGAGCAGCTTCGCCGGGCTCGGTCGCAGCATGGAGACGGGTGACGGCACGCTGCGCCTCCCGAGGGTCGAGACGACATGGGGCGCCGAGCTCGCTGGTACGCTCAAGCGCTTGGGGATGCCCGACGTGTTCTCGGCCGACTCGGCGGATCTCTCGGGGATGACCGCCGTGAAGCCAGCTTGGCTCGACCGTGTCGTTCACCGCACCTACCTGCGAGTTGACGAGCAGGGCACCGAGGCTGCGGCCGTGTCGCTCGGAGTCGCGGGTGCGACCGCCATTGCGCCCCGCAACCCGTTCTCGATGACGGTCGACCGACCGTACCTGATGGCCATCGTCGACAACACCTCCGGAGCGACCCTCTTCCTCGCGGCAGTGAGCGACCCGACCAGGTAG